One stretch of Lysinibacter cavernae DNA includes these proteins:
- a CDS encoding DUF2291 family protein: MIDTRTRSTRNTVIKRSAAVGAIVILLSLMVANTRFLSADEAVAVIPTTFVAADFAAEHYDGIVDAVTENAMPLTELAAELAAAPETAGERLGTVAGTDKYAISVDATGTVTAIDDRFITLLVDGMPDGSDVRIAIGQAINGTALRDVTGTVKFSDFPGQTDYQQVANEYRTLTVARVVDKLGPVTIGQRLSSTGVFVTNSGPAATFMLTPVSIEVAS, from the coding sequence TTGATTGACACTCGAACCCGTTCCACCCGCAACACGGTTATCAAGCGATCGGCCGCCGTAGGCGCCATCGTCATACTGCTCTCACTCATGGTGGCAAACACGAGATTTCTCTCGGCTGATGAAGCAGTCGCGGTTATTCCCACCACGTTTGTGGCAGCAGACTTCGCCGCAGAGCACTACGACGGAATCGTAGACGCCGTGACCGAGAACGCAATGCCATTGACCGAGCTGGCAGCCGAGCTTGCTGCGGCCCCCGAGACCGCCGGTGAACGATTGGGAACCGTGGCGGGGACGGACAAATATGCGATCTCCGTTGACGCTACGGGCACCGTGACCGCAATTGATGACCGGTTCATCACACTCCTCGTTGACGGGATGCCTGATGGTAGTGACGTACGGATTGCAATTGGCCAGGCAATCAACGGCACAGCGCTTCGCGATGTCACTGGGACGGTCAAGTTTTCAGACTTTCCAGGCCAGACGGACTACCAGCAGGTCGCCAATGAGTACCGAACGCTTACTGTTGCCCGTGTTGTCGACAAGCTTGGCCCGGTCACAATCGGTCAGCGGCTCAGCAGCACTGGCGTCTTTGTGACGAACTCTGGCCCCGCCGCAACATTTATGCTCACCCCCGTATCCATCGAGGTGGCGTCGTGA
- a CDS encoding DeoR/GlpR family DNA-binding transcription regulator codes for MRADDTNEAIPAGAEHVRGLGRRKAARLAYVTDLLNNEDFVSVDDLADMLDVSRMTVHRDLDELQHKGVLRKMRGGATAHRSAKYESDLLFRARLLTDEKKAIAKEASTLIAQGDVVLVDASTTTYEMFPYLAESVPLTVITNFWLAIQELAEVPDINIIALGGDYVPQYRAFLGAVCEHALDELYADILFASTSAMQGSSLYHQDQRVVSVKRAMLQSARTRVLLMDHTKFGHGSLHRLGTLEEFTHIVVDDRVSTADLNYLRDADIEVLVATV; via the coding sequence ATGCGGGCAGACGACACAAACGAAGCTATTCCTGCTGGCGCCGAACACGTTCGAGGCCTTGGCAGGCGAAAAGCAGCACGCCTCGCGTATGTCACTGACCTCCTCAATAACGAAGATTTTGTGTCGGTTGACGATCTGGCCGACATGCTCGACGTGAGTAGGATGACCGTCCACCGAGACCTGGACGAGTTGCAGCACAAGGGCGTGCTTCGCAAGATGCGCGGGGGAGCAACGGCACATCGTTCGGCAAAATACGAGAGTGATCTGCTGTTTCGGGCGCGGCTTCTCACTGATGAAAAGAAAGCTATCGCGAAAGAAGCCTCAACCCTGATTGCTCAGGGCGACGTTGTTCTTGTTGATGCTTCAACGACCACGTATGAGATGTTCCCATATCTGGCGGAGAGCGTCCCACTCACGGTTATTACGAATTTTTGGCTCGCGATTCAGGAGCTTGCCGAGGTCCCCGATATCAACATAATTGCGCTCGGTGGCGACTACGTTCCGCAGTATCGAGCATTCCTCGGTGCGGTGTGTGAACACGCCCTTGACGAGCTCTATGCCGACATTTTGTTTGCCTCGACCTCCGCGATGCAGGGGTCGTCCTTGTATCACCAGGATCAAAGGGTTGTGTCGGTGAAGCGCGCGATGTTGCAGTCTGCTCGCACCAGGGTCCTGCTTATGGATCACACGAAGTTTGGCCACGGATCGTTGCACAGGCTCGGCACGCTCGAAGAGTTCACCCACATTGTGGTTGATGACCGCGTGAGTACCGCCGATCTTAATTATCTTCGGGACGCCGACATTGAGGTTCTTGTCGCCACGGTGTGA
- a CDS encoding xylulokinase, with product MIQSDAVLLGIDVGTSSVKVVATTLSGHRVAEGHWRYPLMSAAAAAEQDATKWWEGVCAITPGVVGTYRVLGVAVTSQAPTLVALASDGTPVTPALTWLDRRAASEAHRIEAIAPGHRNGPDPFFGTAKLLWLAKEHPLCMRECSVVLSANGFIAKMLTGVSSLDDSTASLMQGFDEVTGQFDRSLSASEVPIQLLPDVVPTTTVIGRVTQESSRATGIPAGTPVAAGAIDSVGTALEAGVLGPGDPFVEMTGFSTVGILAVPAGTTIDGFLHARHCVPGVDLLLNAQVTSGAVVDWLGRLMPGQDLTDSDQLLAKPRPSRLTMVPSLAGERNPSWNPTARGVIDGIDLTTDGYDLMVAAMEGTATSLAIGIDQLVQNGFPVERVLATGGGSASAAWLQIKADVTGLSFLRPRNGHGAAQGASYLAGIAVGAHQRWESIRDFAADIEQTAHPDPERHQRYLARRERYASAARLNAP from the coding sequence ATGATCCAGTCTGATGCAGTGCTCCTTGGAATTGACGTTGGGACAAGCTCGGTCAAAGTCGTAGCAACAACCCTGTCTGGTCACCGGGTCGCAGAGGGACACTGGAGGTACCCGCTCATGTCAGCGGCCGCCGCCGCTGAGCAGGACGCAACAAAGTGGTGGGAAGGGGTCTGCGCCATCACGCCAGGAGTCGTTGGCACGTATCGCGTGCTCGGCGTTGCGGTGACGTCCCAGGCACCAACGCTTGTCGCGTTGGCGAGCGACGGCACGCCGGTGACGCCTGCACTCACCTGGCTCGACCGGAGGGCCGCCTCTGAGGCGCACCGCATTGAGGCTATAGCTCCCGGCCACCGAAACGGCCCAGACCCATTCTTCGGGACGGCAAAACTGCTTTGGCTAGCAAAAGAGCACCCTCTCTGCATGCGAGAATGCTCAGTTGTGTTGTCTGCCAACGGCTTCATTGCCAAGATGCTCACTGGGGTTTCGTCACTCGACGACAGCACGGCATCCCTTATGCAAGGCTTTGACGAGGTAACAGGTCAATTTGATCGCAGCCTATCTGCCAGCGAGGTGCCCATTCAGCTGTTGCCCGACGTCGTTCCAACAACAACCGTCATTGGCAGGGTCACGCAGGAATCCTCACGAGCGACAGGTATTCCCGCGGGAACCCCCGTCGCGGCTGGCGCCATCGACTCCGTTGGAACGGCCCTCGAAGCCGGCGTTCTGGGGCCAGGCGATCCCTTCGTTGAGATGACAGGATTCTCAACCGTTGGCATTCTCGCGGTTCCCGCGGGCACAACGATTGACGGTTTCCTGCACGCCAGGCACTGTGTGCCTGGCGTCGACCTCCTGCTCAACGCCCAAGTCACCTCTGGCGCCGTCGTTGACTGGCTTGGTCGTCTCATGCCAGGGCAAGACCTGACAGATTCAGACCAGTTGCTCGCCAAGCCTCGCCCTTCACGACTGACAATGGTTCCGAGCCTCGCCGGCGAGCGAAACCCGTCGTGGAACCCAACCGCGCGTGGTGTTATTGACGGAATCGATCTCACAACCGACGGCTACGATCTCATGGTTGCAGCGATGGAGGGAACGGCCACCTCGCTCGCAATTGGGATTGACCAACTCGTCCAAAACGGTTTTCCCGTCGAGCGGGTGCTCGCGACCGGCGGAGGGTCCGCCTCTGCCGCTTGGCTCCAGATCAAGGCCGACGTGACGGGGCTTTCATTTCTCCGCCCGCGCAACGGCCACGGCGCGGCCCAAGGCGCGTCCTACCTCGCTGGGATCGCGGTCGGAGCGCACCAACGATGGGAGAGCATCCGCGATTTTGCCGCGGATATCGAACAGACCGCCCACCCAGACCCCGAACGCCATCAGCGCTACCTCGCTCGTCGGGAGCGATATGCGAGCGCCGCACGCCTCAACGCCCCATAG
- a CDS encoding response regulator transcription factor yields MTRILLVEDEESISEPLSFILRKEGYEVDVVQDGLSAMAAFSASEPDLVLLDLMLPGKPGTEVCREMRAVSRLPIIMLTAKDSEIDIIVGLELGADDYVTKPYSSRELMARIRAALRRVVSPYETDEDTLLVVGSVTLDTDRHAVTVDGNEITIPLKEFELLEVLMRNAGRVLTRGQLIDRVWGSDYYGDTKTLDVHIKRIRSRIERDPSAPALLHTVRGVGYRFEK; encoded by the coding sequence ATGACCCGCATTTTGCTTGTTGAAGACGAAGAATCTATCTCTGAGCCGCTGAGCTTTATCCTTCGTAAAGAGGGTTATGAGGTGGATGTCGTCCAAGACGGACTCTCAGCGATGGCCGCATTTTCTGCGAGCGAGCCAGATCTTGTGTTGCTTGATCTGATGCTGCCGGGGAAGCCCGGGACCGAAGTATGTCGTGAAATGCGGGCCGTATCGCGCCTGCCCATCATCATGCTCACCGCGAAGGACTCAGAAATCGACATCATTGTTGGGCTTGAGCTTGGTGCTGATGACTACGTCACAAAACCGTATTCGTCGCGCGAGCTGATGGCCAGGATCAGGGCGGCCCTCCGTCGTGTGGTGAGCCCATACGAGACGGACGAAGACACCCTGCTTGTTGTTGGCTCAGTGACGCTCGATACCGATCGGCACGCCGTGACAGTTGACGGTAACGAGATTACGATTCCGCTTAAGGAATTTGAGCTGCTTGAGGTGCTCATGCGAAATGCCGGGCGCGTGCTCACTCGAGGTCAGCTCATCGACAGGGTGTGGGGGAGCGACTACTACGGAGACACCAAAACCCTCGACGTACACATCAAGCGCATTCGTTCCCGAATAGAGCGGGACCCATCCGCTCCTGCGCTGCTGCACACGGTTCGCGGGGTTGGCTATCGTTTCGAGAAGTAA
- a CDS encoding sensor histidine kinase translates to MESVWLVLLALSLGLLVGVGFTLIGLLAARRGRESREAQSPTVSAEVADVLEAVESFAVILDSSLNVIYANDAAQQSPLVGEGLLRHGALQAVAGDVLATGESVTIELRDEFASADRQGERQLGEAPEFDADGLDHTGENLWVRGARLGSRFVFIVVEDRGDAWRLDAMRRDFIANVSHELKTPVSAVSLLAEALQEAADDPEMVSRFASRLSTESARLANLTSDIIRLSAAQESNPAIANTPLSVNDLLARVLDEHRTLAEQRTMTVVVARADGLRVFGDAEALGVAFSNLVSNAINYSPDGSHIGIGVTVVEDPEGAPASIEIAVTDQGRGIPPEDLDRIFERFYRVDPARSRDTGGTGLGLSIVKNTVQGHGGRVRVWSRPGDGSTFTVTLPLHEDSADHVAPAKPVTAVAPAPRQAKTPKSSRAGNIAKAEKPAKPGKAKKPPKASKRQSRTENQSPSSLIREHE, encoded by the coding sequence ATGGAATCCGTTTGGTTGGTCCTCCTCGCGCTTTCGCTCGGGTTGCTCGTTGGGGTTGGCTTCACCCTCATTGGACTCTTGGCAGCACGCCGCGGGCGGGAGAGCCGTGAGGCGCAAAGCCCGACGGTGTCGGCCGAGGTAGCCGACGTCCTCGAAGCGGTCGAATCATTCGCCGTCATTCTTGATTCTTCGCTCAACGTCATCTACGCCAATGACGCAGCACAGCAGAGTCCGCTTGTTGGCGAGGGACTCTTGCGTCACGGCGCGTTGCAGGCGGTTGCCGGAGACGTGCTCGCAACTGGCGAGTCCGTCACGATTGAATTGCGTGATGAGTTTGCCTCCGCCGACCGCCAAGGTGAGCGCCAGCTCGGTGAAGCTCCCGAGTTTGACGCGGATGGGCTCGACCACACCGGCGAGAACCTGTGGGTGCGAGGCGCGCGCTTGGGCTCCCGATTTGTCTTCATCGTGGTGGAGGATCGCGGAGACGCGTGGCGGCTCGACGCAATGCGGCGCGACTTCATCGCCAACGTCAGCCACGAGCTGAAGACTCCGGTGAGCGCCGTTTCGCTGCTTGCAGAGGCGCTCCAGGAAGCCGCTGATGACCCAGAGATGGTGTCGCGTTTTGCGTCGCGACTCAGTACGGAGAGCGCAAGGCTTGCCAATCTCACCTCAGACATCATCAGGCTGTCTGCTGCTCAGGAGAGTAACCCGGCAATTGCAAATACCCCACTTTCGGTCAACGATTTGCTTGCACGAGTGCTGGACGAACACCGCACCCTAGCCGAACAGCGAACGATGACGGTTGTTGTTGCTCGAGCAGACGGTCTCCGCGTCTTTGGTGATGCGGAGGCACTCGGTGTTGCGTTCTCGAACCTCGTGAGCAACGCGATCAACTATTCTCCGGATGGATCACATATCGGCATCGGGGTGACGGTGGTCGAGGACCCTGAGGGTGCCCCGGCCTCGATTGAGATCGCAGTGACCGACCAGGGGCGCGGCATCCCACCTGAGGATCTCGACCGGATTTTTGAACGCTTCTATCGCGTCGATCCGGCTCGCTCCCGCGATACTGGAGGGACCGGGCTTGGTCTCAGTATCGTGAAGAACACCGTGCAGGGGCACGGGGGACGTGTTCGTGTCTGGTCAAGGCCTGGCGACGGCTCGACATTCACCGTGACGCTGCCACTCCACGAGGACTCCGCTGATCATGTTGCGCCGGCAAAACCGGTGACCGCCGTTGCGCCGGCACCTCGACAGGCAAAAACGCCGAAGTCATCACGGGCAGGCAACATTGCCAAAGCCGAGAAACCGGCGAAGCCAGGTAAAGCGAAGAAACCTCCCAAAGCGTCCAAACGCCAATCTCGTACCGAGAATCAATCACCCTCCTCACTGATAAGGGAACACGAATGA
- the phoU gene encoding phosphate signaling complex protein PhoU — protein MREVFQQELREVQTRLAEIAELVESAIQRGTKAFQESDVALAEAVIEDDLRIDTLATSLDELAITILARQQPVAKDLRIIVSALRISASLERMGDIAEHIAQLARYRFPESVIPKGLGKIFREMGELDVQVAANVVTLLRTEDLLIIEDIRNTDDRIDELHAKVFEKVLSDTFKGEVTNVVDATLASRYHERFADHAVSIAKKVQYLATGEYS, from the coding sequence ATGCGTGAAGTGTTTCAACAAGAATTGCGCGAGGTCCAAACGCGCCTCGCCGAAATTGCAGAATTGGTGGAGTCTGCCATTCAGCGCGGCACCAAGGCGTTCCAGGAGTCGGATGTTGCACTCGCGGAAGCCGTAATTGAAGACGACCTCCGCATCGACACGCTCGCGACAAGCCTCGACGAGCTTGCCATCACTATCCTTGCCAGGCAGCAGCCTGTCGCAAAAGACCTTCGCATTATCGTGAGCGCCCTGCGGATTAGCGCCTCGCTTGAGCGAATGGGAGACATCGCTGAGCACATCGCTCAGCTCGCTCGCTACCGATTCCCCGAGAGCGTTATCCCAAAGGGCCTCGGCAAGATCTTCCGCGAGATGGGCGAGCTCGACGTACAGGTCGCCGCCAACGTTGTGACGCTCCTGCGCACCGAAGACCTGCTCATCATTGAGGACATCCGCAACACAGACGACCGCATCGACGAATTGCACGCAAAGGTCTTCGAAAAGGTACTCAGCGACACCTTCAAGGGTGAGGTCACCAACGTCGTGGATGCGACCCTTGCTAGCCGCTACCACGAGCGCTTTGCCGACCACGCCGTCTCAATCGCGAAAAAGGTTCAGTACCTCGCGACGGGCGAGTACAGCTAA
- a CDS encoding phosphoglyceromutase, translating to MTEPLTLVLLRHGNSDWNQKNLFTGWVDVRLSEQGRGEAVRAGELLAESGIKPDVLYTSVLSRAIQTANLALDSADRLWIPVKRSWRLNERHYGALQGKDKAQTLAEYGNEQFMTWRRSFDTPPPPLDDNSEWSQVGDERYADLGDDVPRTECLKDVIDRMLPYWHSDITVDLAAGKTVLVTAHGNSLRALVKHLDGISDEDIAELNIPTGIPLVYKLNSNFEPLGPGEYLDPEAAAAGAAAVAAQGAKK from the coding sequence ATGACTGAACCTCTCACTCTTGTATTGCTGCGCCACGGAAATAGCGACTGGAACCAGAAGAACCTGTTTACGGGTTGGGTCGATGTTCGCCTGAGCGAGCAGGGGAGAGGCGAGGCTGTTCGTGCCGGCGAGCTGCTCGCCGAGTCAGGCATCAAGCCTGACGTGCTGTATACCTCCGTGCTGAGCCGCGCCATCCAGACCGCAAACCTCGCGCTCGATTCTGCCGACCGCCTCTGGATTCCAGTGAAGCGGTCTTGGCGTCTCAACGAGCGTCACTACGGTGCGCTCCAGGGCAAAGACAAGGCACAGACGCTTGCCGAGTACGGCAACGAGCAGTTCATGACCTGGCGCCGGTCGTTTGACACTCCGCCGCCACCCCTCGATGACAACAGCGAGTGGTCGCAGGTTGGTGACGAGCGCTACGCCGACCTCGGCGACGATGTGCCACGCACCGAATGCCTCAAAGACGTCATCGATCGTATGCTGCCGTACTGGCACTCAGACATCACCGTTGATCTTGCCGCTGGCAAGACCGTGCTGGTCACGGCGCACGGCAACTCGCTTCGTGCGCTTGTGAAGCATCTTGACGGCATCTCAGATGAAGACATCGCCGAGCTCAACATCCCGACGGGCATCCCGCTCGTGTACAAGCTCAACAGCAACTTTGAGCCCCTCGGCCCCGGCGAGTACCTCGACCCAGAGGCCGCAGCCGCCGGCGCGGCAGCCGTTGCCGCACAGGGCGCGAAGAAGTAA
- a CDS encoding class I SAM-dependent methyltransferase, which produces MAFGVVTRGTTGTNRLRRVDRWIAQLPEFTKALDPLVVDLGYGASAVTVLELERRLHAVRKDAELIGIEIEPDRVAGAREHLAKVRAGHTQFRENARVSFERGGFETPLRDGRRPAVIRAFNVLRQYQETDVAAAWDMMLARLQYGGVLIEGTCDEIGRVSSWITLDRHGPRTLTLSLRAGCYDSPSVLAERLPKALIHRNVPGEGIHRLLNDLDRAWQRNAPLASFGAPQRWLASVAALQHEGWAVVGDQSRWRLGELTVPWDTVRPLA; this is translated from the coding sequence ATGGCTTTTGGCGTTGTCACGCGGGGAACCACCGGGACAAATCGCCTCAGGCGAGTCGACAGGTGGATCGCACAGCTACCCGAATTCACGAAGGCACTCGATCCTCTGGTGGTCGATCTTGGCTACGGCGCAAGCGCCGTCACCGTTCTTGAACTCGAACGACGCCTGCATGCCGTTCGGAAGGATGCCGAACTCATCGGCATCGAAATCGAGCCTGACCGCGTCGCCGGAGCGCGCGAACACCTCGCAAAGGTGCGGGCCGGCCACACTCAATTCCGTGAAAACGCGCGCGTCTCCTTCGAGCGCGGCGGCTTTGAGACTCCGCTCAGAGACGGTCGTCGGCCAGCGGTTATCCGCGCGTTTAACGTCCTGCGGCAGTACCAGGAAACCGACGTTGCCGCGGCCTGGGACATGATGCTTGCAAGGTTGCAGTACGGCGGGGTACTCATTGAGGGCACATGCGACGAAATCGGCAGGGTCTCCTCGTGGATAACCCTCGACCGGCATGGGCCTCGTACCCTCACCCTCTCGCTGAGGGCCGGTTGTTATGATTCGCCCTCAGTGCTTGCTGAGCGGCTCCCAAAGGCGCTCATCCATCGCAACGTTCCTGGCGAGGGCATCCATCGACTCCTCAACGATCTCGACCGAGCTTGGCAGCGCAATGCTCCCCTTGCGAGCTTTGGGGCTCCGCAGCGCTGGCTCGCGTCTGTAGCTGCTCTCCAACACGAAGGTTGGGCTGTTGTTGGCGACCAAAGCCGCTGGCGTCTCGGCGAGCTTACGGTACCTTGGGATACCGTGCGTCCGCTGGCATAA
- a CDS encoding LuxR C-terminal-related transcriptional regulator — protein MSIRIERNTVLTERRQSMVSDAVGRLISSTTLAICVVGPSGVGKTLLAQQIALGLVNDPSAILPIHCFEALSASPGAALAGALGLTTDGGLQPLLAAAGAALAGLATVGPVVLLVNNAEHLDQVSGAGLVQCARMPGVKLVITASDGARLPTALQQLWESGECERLDLGPFDVEESAEYLAGLFAERVTVGTIQRLFAATGGHPLLLREAVHDVAQSEQLHVSDGLVSLSDSADALGARLSDLVAARLARADDVVRQTTEILALAGPVPVSVIRQLVSDAQMDSILAGGFVERVVITVPCLHVRSEIAAEAIRNGLSIRVMREHFERFQNLLGSASHQPGFGIDRALWALACGAEITNAELFAAVHEASAVHRYESVITMTDEMLGRDGNLLDRSLLLMRAQALFVTGQERRSRRTLDSLVEAGDREGVMLAALVMHSAEETVSFFDTTSGRENVTRALDLLDERSVQFPEHEPSWSAYAAALLVRQGDTEVVEELLQAAENTKLPVHVRAEVCTHLSIALTLRGRPLLAQEYALRYLGFDFVSPDASPWLDGDLMHALSLAQFALGIPVQELTASGAGVDWNRVDLRFANLHAGAGLLCHDLGHAALALGEFRQGVLELAENDYSNIGSYVLAGAAGSAALLGNAELAAKYRTAAGTEWVGTARMVGAEARRLLLLPTLLCDGEAALAETGQQLVASLQSTGDMYAELRVLHDLFRFGVAVDLTRATALASAVEGQLADALELLFTGVVLQDADRLGRAVQAFLAGERQLYAAEAAVLQARVLLVAGDDRRAAESRAAATELLLPLGSVNTPILGRRWSDDDTLTSREQQIAELAARGSSNREIAEEMVLSQRTVEGHLQRVYAKLEIDGRAQLMPADARYPKVP, from the coding sequence ATGAGTATTCGCATCGAACGCAACACCGTGCTGACTGAGCGACGCCAGTCGATGGTGAGTGATGCCGTTGGTCGACTGATCAGCTCAACAACGCTTGCGATCTGCGTGGTCGGCCCTTCAGGCGTTGGCAAGACGCTGCTCGCTCAGCAGATCGCGCTTGGTCTCGTGAACGACCCGTCTGCGATTTTGCCTATCCACTGTTTTGAGGCGCTGAGCGCGAGCCCAGGCGCTGCGCTTGCCGGGGCCCTCGGGCTGACTACCGACGGCGGACTCCAACCACTACTCGCTGCCGCCGGCGCTGCGCTTGCCGGGCTCGCAACGGTCGGTCCTGTGGTACTTCTGGTGAATAACGCCGAACACCTTGACCAGGTCAGTGGTGCCGGTCTTGTGCAGTGCGCACGCATGCCAGGCGTCAAGCTTGTGATCACGGCCTCAGACGGTGCTCGCCTCCCTACCGCGCTCCAGCAGTTGTGGGAGTCGGGCGAATGCGAGCGTCTGGATCTTGGCCCGTTCGACGTTGAAGAATCCGCAGAATACCTTGCAGGCCTGTTCGCAGAACGGGTGACTGTTGGTACGATCCAACGACTCTTTGCCGCAACCGGAGGGCATCCGCTACTGCTCAGGGAAGCCGTGCACGATGTGGCTCAGTCGGAGCAGCTTCATGTGAGCGACGGACTTGTGTCGCTTTCTGATTCTGCAGATGCTCTCGGTGCTCGGCTGTCGGATCTTGTTGCGGCCCGTCTCGCGCGGGCTGATGATGTTGTGCGTCAGACGACGGAGATTCTTGCGCTTGCGGGTCCGGTTCCCGTTTCTGTGATTCGTCAGCTGGTGAGTGATGCCCAGATGGATTCGATCTTGGCTGGGGGATTTGTCGAGCGCGTTGTCATCACCGTTCCGTGCCTGCATGTGCGCAGTGAAATTGCCGCTGAAGCTATCCGCAACGGCCTCAGCATCCGTGTCATGCGGGAGCATTTTGAGCGGTTTCAAAACCTCCTTGGCTCCGCGTCTCATCAGCCGGGGTTTGGGATAGACCGTGCCCTTTGGGCGCTTGCTTGCGGCGCCGAGATCACCAACGCCGAGCTGTTTGCAGCGGTTCACGAAGCCTCAGCGGTGCATCGGTATGAAAGCGTGATTACGATGACCGATGAGATGCTTGGCAGGGATGGCAATTTGCTTGACCGCTCGCTGCTCCTGATGCGGGCCCAAGCGCTCTTTGTGACCGGGCAGGAGCGTCGATCGCGTCGCACGCTTGATTCGCTCGTGGAAGCGGGGGATAGGGAAGGCGTGATGCTCGCCGCCCTCGTCATGCACAGTGCAGAAGAAACGGTTTCGTTCTTTGACACCACGAGTGGGCGCGAAAATGTGACAAGGGCCCTCGACCTGCTTGACGAGCGATCCGTGCAGTTCCCGGAGCACGAGCCAAGCTGGTCTGCCTATGCGGCGGCCCTGCTGGTGCGACAAGGCGATACGGAGGTCGTTGAGGAACTGCTGCAGGCCGCAGAAAACACCAAGCTTCCCGTGCATGTGAGAGCCGAGGTATGCACACACCTCTCAATCGCGCTGACGCTTCGGGGTCGCCCGTTGCTTGCCCAGGAGTATGCGCTGCGCTACCTCGGTTTCGATTTTGTATCGCCGGATGCTTCGCCGTGGCTCGACGGGGACCTCATGCATGCGCTGAGTCTTGCTCAATTTGCGCTGGGAATCCCCGTGCAGGAATTGACGGCTTCCGGTGCAGGAGTCGACTGGAACCGCGTCGATCTTCGCTTTGCCAACCTGCACGCCGGTGCTGGCCTTCTCTGCCACGACCTCGGCCACGCCGCGTTAGCGCTCGGGGAGTTTCGACAGGGCGTTCTTGAGCTCGCCGAGAATGACTATTCCAATATCGGGAGTTATGTTTTGGCCGGAGCTGCCGGCTCGGCCGCTCTTCTTGGAAACGCCGAACTTGCCGCTAAGTACCGAACTGCTGCGGGCACCGAATGGGTTGGAACCGCGCGAATGGTGGGCGCTGAGGCTCGGCGATTGTTGCTCCTGCCCACCCTGCTTTGTGACGGAGAGGCCGCACTTGCCGAGACCGGACAGCAATTGGTGGCTAGCTTGCAATCGACCGGTGACATGTATGCCGAGTTGAGGGTTCTTCACGACCTCTTTCGGTTTGGTGTTGCGGTCGACCTTACGCGAGCCACCGCGCTTGCCTCTGCGGTTGAGGGCCAGCTCGCCGACGCTCTCGAACTCCTCTTTACTGGCGTGGTCCTGCAGGATGCCGACCGGCTCGGTCGCGCCGTGCAAGCCTTTCTTGCGGGCGAGCGTCAGCTCTACGCAGCAGAGGCGGCAGTACTGCAGGCGCGGGTATTGCTTGTAGCTGGCGATGATCGACGTGCAGCTGAGAGCCGCGCCGCGGCAACTGAACTCTTGCTTCCCCTCGGCTCAGTGAACACACCGATTCTTGGTCGTCGGTGGAGCGACGACGATACCCTGACGAGCAGAGAGCAACAGATCGCAGAGCTGGCCGCCCGCGGGAGCTCAAACCGTGAAATCGCAGAGGAGATGGTGCTCTCGCAGCGAACCGTCGAGGGGCACCTGCAGCGCGTCTACGCAAAGCTGGAGATCGACGGACGTGCGCAGCTTATGCCAGCGGACGCACGGTATCCCAAGGTACCGTAA
- a CDS encoding alpha/beta hydrolase fold domain-containing protein — protein MNRSTANMIAHAQRVGSQVTVPDRILRLAEVQEHDVLGSPVLVIRPRPDVLAASDADARCPVHLIYLHGGGFVLPIAPPHWAILESLLLTTGATITVPLYPRAPEHTYVSTYEFLDEIYSLVTADLEPGGIIVLAGDSAGGGLAIGLAIRLKEAHQPPPAAIIAFSPWVDLSLTNAEIAGLERRDPVLVVSALIGAGELWAGETDVTHPLLSPVHADLSGMPPLYIYQGGRDIMLPDVMTLTRNMATAGGDVEVRIFPAGSHLFISAIRTPESKKAVRHAAATIKRLARKNRSRIAQTL, from the coding sequence GTGAATCGATCAACAGCGAACATGATTGCGCATGCTCAGCGCGTTGGTTCTCAGGTGACCGTCCCCGATCGCATTCTGCGGCTCGCAGAAGTGCAGGAACATGATGTGCTCGGGTCACCCGTGCTTGTCATCCGCCCTCGGCCGGACGTACTCGCCGCGAGCGACGCCGATGCCCGTTGCCCAGTTCATCTGATCTACCTCCACGGTGGAGGGTTTGTGCTTCCGATCGCACCTCCGCACTGGGCAATCCTTGAATCGTTGTTGCTCACGACGGGCGCCACGATTACGGTCCCGCTGTATCCGAGGGCCCCGGAGCATACCTATGTCAGCACTTACGAATTCCTCGACGAGATCTACTCACTTGTCACAGCCGATCTCGAACCGGGTGGCATCATCGTTTTGGCTGGGGATTCTGCCGGTGGGGGCTTGGCGATCGGACTCGCCATCAGGCTCAAGGAAGCTCATCAACCTCCGCCAGCGGCGATTATCGCGTTCTCTCCCTGGGTTGATCTCAGCCTGACCAACGCCGAGATAGCGGGACTTGAGCGGCGCGACCCTGTGCTTGTTGTCTCTGCACTCATTGGTGCCGGTGAGCTCTGGGCCGGCGAGACCGATGTGACACATCCATTGCTGAGCCCGGTGCATGCCGATCTCAGCGGTATGCCGCCACTGTATATCTACCAGGGTGGCAGGGACATCATGCTGCCCGACGTCATGACGCTGACCCGGAATATGGCCACTGCGGGTGGCGACGTTGAGGTCAGGATCTTTCCGGCTGGTTCGCATCTGTTTATATCAGCCATTCGCACTCCGGAATCAAAAAAGGCTGTGCGCCATGCAGCGGCAACTATCAAGCGGCTGGCTCGAAAGAATCGATCGCGGATTGCTCAAACCCTTTAG